From Salinirubellus salinus, the proteins below share one genomic window:
- a CDS encoding archaea-specific SMC-related protein — protein MTQDLRATASATLTVENVGGIDETTVELSPGVTALVGPNATNRTSLLQAVAGALGSDRVTLKGDADEGQVTLLLDGETYTRRLTRQGDTVRTGGDPYLDDPALLDLYAVLLEDNEVRRAVRRGENLRELIMRPVDTEAIQAEISTLVDRRQEVHAELDRLDALAEELREFETDRRRLETELEDLEAKLAEKREARAELEADDPDGSESNVEAQLDARLESLRDAETDLERVERELEVERKSLASLREERSALTERHESLEDPDGERLAVLEERIGNLRERKATLESTVSELRQVVQFNQERLAETDDGVLDGLEVAGGEEGEVTEQLVAGTGSTTCWTCGSVVERGRIDTMVGRLRDLLQERNAERRELTDRISDLVSERDELRDRLEERDQLETQLTELETELERREENVAELTDRQEELRERVEELERRVEELQAAQQDELLTLQQEVSELAYDRDRTADRLADVESSIEDIESALETREELEAERESISADLTELRTRIERIETQAAERFNTHMEAVLDELGYDNVERIWIESVERQVSTTPRQVSEQAFELHVVRRSSSGTTYEDRVEHLSESERELVGLVVALAGYLVHDVQDSVPFMLLDSLEMIDGDRLVRLVDYLRTHVPFLVVVLLPDHARAFDDDSAPEHRRLTDI, from the coding sequence GTGACGCAAGACCTACGTGCGACAGCCTCTGCCACACTTACCGTCGAGAACGTAGGAGGTATCGACGAGACGACCGTGGAGCTCTCGCCCGGCGTCACGGCGCTCGTCGGGCCGAACGCGACCAACCGGACGTCGCTCCTGCAGGCCGTGGCGGGGGCGCTCGGGAGCGACCGGGTCACGCTGAAGGGCGACGCCGACGAGGGGCAGGTCACGCTGTTGCTCGACGGGGAGACGTACACCCGTCGGCTGACCCGCCAGGGCGACACGGTGAGGACGGGCGGCGACCCGTACCTCGACGACCCGGCACTGCTCGACCTCTACGCCGTCTTGCTCGAGGACAACGAGGTCCGTCGGGCCGTCCGACGAGGGGAGAACCTCCGGGAACTGATCATGCGGCCCGTGGACACGGAGGCGATACAGGCCGAGATCTCCACCCTGGTCGACCGCCGGCAGGAGGTGCACGCGGAGCTGGATCGGCTCGACGCTCTCGCGGAGGAGCTTCGGGAGTTCGAAACGGACCGGCGACGGCTCGAGACCGAACTGGAGGACCTGGAAGCGAAGCTCGCGGAGAAGCGAGAGGCGCGAGCGGAACTGGAGGCCGACGACCCGGACGGGTCGGAGAGCAACGTCGAGGCGCAGCTGGACGCACGGCTCGAGTCGCTTCGTGACGCGGAGACGGACCTGGAGCGTGTCGAGCGCGAACTGGAGGTCGAGCGCAAGAGTCTCGCGTCGCTGCGCGAAGAGCGATCTGCCCTGACCGAGCGCCACGAGTCACTCGAGGACCCGGACGGCGAACGCCTCGCCGTGCTCGAAGAGCGCATCGGGAACCTGCGCGAGCGCAAGGCCACGCTCGAATCGACGGTGAGCGAACTTCGGCAGGTCGTCCAGTTCAACCAGGAGCGACTCGCGGAGACCGACGACGGAGTCCTCGACGGCCTCGAAGTGGCCGGTGGCGAGGAAGGGGAGGTGACCGAGCAGCTGGTCGCCGGGACCGGCAGCACCACCTGTTGGACCTGCGGGAGCGTCGTCGAGCGAGGCCGTATCGACACGATGGTCGGCCGCCTCCGGGACCTCTTGCAGGAACGGAACGCCGAGCGGCGCGAGCTCACCGACCGTATCTCCGACCTCGTCTCGGAGCGCGACGAGCTGCGGGACCGGCTGGAAGAGCGGGACCAGCTCGAGACGCAGCTGACGGAGCTAGAGACGGAGCTCGAGCGCAGGGAAGAGAACGTAGCCGAACTGACAGACCGGCAAGAGGAGCTCCGGGAGCGGGTCGAGGAGCTCGAACGGCGGGTCGAGGAGCTCCAGGCAGCACAGCAGGACGAACTGCTCACGCTTCAACAGGAGGTGAGCGAACTGGCGTACGACCGGGACCGGACCGCCGACCGGCTCGCGGACGTGGAGTCGAGCATCGAGGACATCGAGTCCGCTCTGGAGACCCGCGAGGAGCTCGAGGCCGAGCGCGAGTCGATTTCCGCGGATTTGACCGAGCTTCGGACCCGTATCGAGCGCATCGAGACGCAGGCGGCCGAGAGGTTCAACACCCACATGGAGGCCGTCCTCGACGAACTCGGGTACGACAACGTCGAGCGAATCTGGATTGAATCGGTCGAGCGGCAGGTCAGCACCACGCCGCGGCAGGTCAGCGAGCAGGCGTTCGAGCTCCACGTCGTCCGGCGCTCGTCGTCCGGGACGACGTACGAAGACCGCGTCGAACACCTCAGCGAGAGCGAGCGGGAACTCGTCGGGCTCGTGGTCGCGCTGGCTGGCTACCTGGTCCACGACGTCCAGGATTCGGTCCCGTTCATGTTACTGGACTCGCTGGAGATGATAGACGGCGACAGGCTCGTGCGGCTCGTCGACTACCTCCGGACGCACGTCCCCTTCCTCGTCGTCGTCCTCCTACCGGACCACGCGAGGGCGTTCGACGACGACAGCGCACCCGAACACCGACGGCTCACCGACATCTGA